A section of the Sphingomonas ginsenosidivorax genome encodes:
- a CDS encoding ferredoxin--NADP reductase, protein MTVTTRPPVLIPDNVAFMSAAVTWVRHWNEHLFSFAIERPASVRFRSGEFVMIGLPGDTKPLMRAYSIASPAYADELEFLSIKVADGPLTSRLQQIQTGDQVYLGKKPTGTLVCDALLPGSRLFLLATGTGLAPFLSLLRDPDVYARFDQIVLVHSVRRVSDLAYYEELESQLAEDPLIADEAKAQFVYVPTVTQEQFRNHKRIGALIDDGTVFAAPLKGPAKLDPATDRVMLCGSNAMIRDFAELLEATGFTEGSNANPGDFVIERAFVG, encoded by the coding sequence ATGACCGTGACGACTCGCCCGCCCGTGCTGATCCCCGACAACGTCGCCTTCATGTCGGCGGCCGTGACCTGGGTGCGGCACTGGAACGAACATCTGTTCAGCTTCGCGATCGAGCGGCCGGCATCGGTGCGGTTCCGTTCGGGCGAGTTCGTGATGATCGGGCTGCCGGGCGACACCAAGCCGCTGATGCGCGCCTATTCGATCGCGAGCCCGGCCTATGCCGACGAACTCGAATTCCTGTCGATCAAGGTCGCCGACGGCCCGCTGACCTCGCGGCTGCAGCAGATCCAGACCGGCGACCAGGTCTATCTGGGCAAAAAGCCGACCGGCACGCTCGTGTGCGACGCGCTGCTGCCGGGCAGCCGGCTGTTCCTGCTCGCGACCGGCACCGGGCTTGCCCCGTTCCTCAGCCTGCTGCGCGATCCCGACGTCTATGCGCGGTTCGACCAGATCGTGCTGGTCCACAGCGTCCGCCGCGTCAGCGACTTGGCTTATTACGAAGAACTCGAGTCGCAGCTGGCCGAGGATCCGCTGATCGCCGACGAGGCCAAGGCACAGTTCGTCTACGTGCCGACCGTCACGCAGGAACAGTTCCGCAACCACAAGCGGATCGGCGCGCTAATCGACGACGGCACGGTGTTCGCCGCGCCGCTGAAAGGCCCCGCCAAGCTCGACCCCGCGACCGACCGCGTGATGCTGTGCGGCAGCAACGCGATGATCCGCGACTTTGCCGAACTGCTCGAGGCGACCGGCTTTACCGAAGGTTCGAACGCCAATCCGGGCGATTTCGTGATCGAGCGCGCATTCGTCGGCTAG
- a CDS encoding thymidylate kinase, with translation MGFLLAIEGADGAGKATASALVVEQLLAAGRSACVISFPRYTETVGGWALGAMLAGTLPRPVSPKAAATLYALDRMESRGVLMAALDAHEVVVFDRYIASNMAYQAAQVPADEAGAMMEWIAALETGAFALPAPNLSIYLDTPADIARGLILKKRKRSYTDDTFDAYEADTGLQDRVRANYAAMTQGRVLGEWLRVSTVKNGASRPPADIAAEIVAAL, from the coding sequence ATGGGGTTCCTCCTCGCGATCGAGGGCGCCGACGGCGCGGGCAAGGCGACCGCGTCCGCGCTGGTGGTCGAGCAGTTGCTCGCCGCCGGGCGCAGCGCGTGCGTCATCTCGTTCCCGCGCTATACCGAGACGGTCGGCGGCTGGGCGCTGGGCGCGATGCTCGCGGGCACGCTGCCGCGGCCGGTGTCGCCCAAGGCGGCGGCGACGCTCTATGCGCTCGACCGGATGGAGTCGCGGGGCGTGCTGATGGCGGCGCTCGACGCGCACGAGGTCGTGGTGTTCGACCGCTATATCGCGTCGAACATGGCGTATCAGGCGGCCCAGGTGCCCGCGGACGAGGCGGGCGCGATGATGGAGTGGATCGCGGCCCTGGAGACCGGCGCGTTCGCGCTGCCCGCGCCCAATCTGTCGATCTATCTCGACACCCCGGCGGACATCGCCCGCGGGCTGATCCTCAAGAAGCGCAAGCGGTCGTACACCGACGATACGTTCGACGCGTACGAGGCCGATACTGGGCTGCAGGACCGCGTGCGGGCGAATTATGCGGCGATGACGCAGGGGCGCGTGCTGGGCGAATGGCTGCGCGTATCGACTGTCAAGAACGGCGCGTCTCGGCCACCGGCGGACATCGCCGCGGAGATCGTGGCGGCGCTGTAG
- a CDS encoding chorismate mutase: MTDDLLSGYRQSIDNIDAALIHMLAERFKVTQAVGRHKATHGLPPADPGREERQIARLRRLAEEAQLDPEFSEKFLRFIIDEVIRHHERLQA; encoded by the coding sequence ATGACCGACGACCTGCTGAGCGGATACCGCCAGAGCATCGACAATATCGACGCGGCGCTGATCCACATGCTCGCCGAGCGCTTCAAGGTGACGCAGGCGGTCGGCCGCCACAAGGCGACCCATGGCCTCCCGCCGGCGGATCCCGGCCGCGAGGAGCGCCAGATCGCGCGGCTGCGCCGGCTGGCGGAAGAAGCGCAGCTCGACCCCGAATTCTCGGAGAAGTTCCTGCGCTTCATCATCGACGAGGTGATCCGCCACCACGAGCGGCTGCAGGCCTGA
- a CDS encoding alpha-hydroxy-acid oxidizing protein, with translation MPQYGDYQNLLYGAALGGVLPRVPVDFATLEAQACAALPPSVRTYVQGGCGDEHTQRHNADAFRHWGLTPRMMVDCRQRDLSIDLFGMRLPSPVFMAPIGVTGMCMQDGHGDLAAARASASTGVPLMASTLSNDPLESVAAACGDTPGFFQLYTPKNEALTESLVRRAEAAGYKGIVVTLDTWVTGWRPRDLNTGNFPQLRGHVLTNYFSDSVFRSLLAVPPEQDGPAAVRAWAGLFGRVLTWDDMPWLRSLTKLPLILKGICHGDDARRAIDLGADAIYCSNHGGRQANGGIAAINLLPDVVAASGSTPVLFDSGVRSGTDVVKALAMGATAVGIGRPYSYGLALDGEAGAAHVLRCILAEADLLMAVNGYPTIAAVREAGVSRQG, from the coding sequence ATGCCCCAGTACGGCGACTACCAGAATCTCCTCTACGGCGCGGCACTCGGTGGGGTGCTGCCCAGGGTGCCGGTCGATTTCGCGACGCTCGAGGCGCAGGCCTGTGCCGCGTTGCCGCCATCGGTGCGCACCTATGTCCAGGGCGGATGCGGCGACGAGCATACGCAGCGGCACAATGCCGATGCGTTCCGGCACTGGGGGCTGACGCCGCGGATGATGGTCGACTGCCGCCAGCGCGACCTGTCGATCGACCTGTTCGGGATGCGCCTGCCGAGCCCGGTGTTCATGGCGCCGATCGGCGTCACCGGGATGTGCATGCAGGACGGGCATGGCGACCTCGCCGCCGCGCGTGCCTCCGCTTCGACCGGCGTGCCGCTGATGGCGTCGACGCTGTCAAACGATCCGCTCGAGTCGGTCGCGGCGGCCTGCGGCGACACGCCGGGGTTCTTCCAGCTCTATACCCCCAAGAACGAGGCGCTGACCGAAAGCCTCGTCCGCCGCGCGGAGGCGGCGGGCTACAAGGGTATCGTCGTCACGCTCGACACCTGGGTGACCGGATGGCGGCCGCGCGACCTGAATACCGGCAATTTCCCGCAGCTGCGCGGGCATGTGCTCACCAACTATTTCAGCGACTCCGTGTTCCGGTCGCTGCTTGCCGTGCCGCCGGAGCAGGACGGGCCCGCGGCGGTCCGCGCCTGGGCCGGGCTGTTCGGGCGCGTGCTGACCTGGGACGACATGCCATGGTTGCGCTCGTTGACCAAGCTGCCGCTGATCCTGAAGGGCATCTGCCACGGCGACGACGCGCGCCGCGCGATCGACCTCGGCGCGGATGCGATCTATTGCTCGAACCATGGCGGGCGGCAGGCCAATGGCGGGATCGCCGCGATCAACCTGTTGCCGGACGTGGTGGCTGCGTCGGGGAGCACGCCGGTGCTGTTCGATTCGGGCGTGCGGTCCGGCACCGACGTGGTCAAGGCGCTGGCGATGGGCGCGACGGCGGTCGGGATCGGCCGGCCGTACAGCTATGGCCTCGCGCTCGACGGCGAGGCCGGGGCGGCGCATGTGCTGCGCTGCATTCTGGCGGAAGCTGACCTGCTGATGGCGGTGAACGGCTACCCGACGATCGCCGCGGTGCGCGAGGCGGGAGTGAGCCGGCAGGGGTGA